The Jannaschia sp. M317 DNA segment AATCCCCGGCCTGATCGGCGTCATCGTCCGCCAACCAATCCTGCCACTGGGTCGACGAATCCCCGTCCGAGCCGACCATGACGTTCAGCGAGGCATCGCCCCCCGACATCCGTCGGTTCATCGAGGTGACTTCCTTTTCGGTCACGCCGAGGTCAGTTGCGATCCGGGTCACGTTCTCGGGGCGCAGATCGCCTTCTTCCAGGGCACCGATGCGGTTCTTGGCCTTGCGCAGGTTGAAGAACAGTTTTTTCTGCGCGGATGTCGTGCCCAGTTTGACCATCGACCAAGACCGCAGAACGTATTCCTGGATCGCGGCGCGGATCCACCACATCGCATAGGTCGCCAGGCGGAAACCCTTCTCGGGGTCGAATTTCTTGACGGCCTGCATCAGGCCCACGTTGGCTTCGGAAATCACCTCGGCCTGCGGCAGGCCATAGCCGCGGTAGCCCATGGCGATCTTGGCCGCCAGGCGCAGGTGCGACGTCACCATCTGGTGCGCGGCGTCCGTGTCCTCTTCCTCGACCCAGCGCTTGGCGAGCATGTATTCCTGCTCCGGCTCCAGCATGGGGAATTTACGGATTTCCTGAAGATAGCGGTTGAGGCCCTGCTCGGGAGACGGGGCCGGAAGGTTGGCGTAGCTGGCCATGTGTTGCACTCCCTCATGTTAATGGGCTTAACACCCGTTGAAGTCGATGTGGGCACCACCAACCCCGGTTTCAAGTAACATTTGTTACGACACCGGCGCGGCAGCGGTCGGAAACCTGTTTATCCCCTGCACCCTCGCAACGAAACGGCCCGTTTGGCGGGAAACCTGCGCAAAAACGCACGCAACTCCCGACGATGTACGCTCAGGAAACGCAATGCCCGCCGAAAGGTTTCAATTTCGTCAAGACGCCGCCCGCAGGTTGGCCAGCAGCGCCGCCATATCGTCAGGCATCTGCGCATCGAACGACAACTCGACCCCGCTGACCGGATGCACAAAGCCAAGCGTGGCGGCATGCAGCGCCTGACGCGGAAAACCGGCGACCGCCTCCACCGCCGCGTGGCCACGCGGCAAACGCCGGTGCCCGCCATAGGTCGGGTCGCCGATCAGCGCGTGACCGGCATAGGCCATGTGCACCCGGATCTGATGCGTGCGCCCCGTCTCCAGCCGGCATTCCAACAAGGCCGCAACGCCCAGATCCTCCAGGCGCCGGGCGCGGGTGACCGCATGACGCCCTCCGGTCCAGAAAACCGCCTGTTTCTGGCGGTCGGTCCGGTGGCGATCCAGACGGGTCGTGATCTTGAGCGTATCGCCCGCCTCCCAGCTGATCCCGCGCAGGCCGCGCAGGCGGGGATCGCCCGCGTCGGGCACGCCGTGGCAAATCGCGAGATAGCGCCGCTGCGCGGTATGCGCCTCGAACTGCGCGGCCAGCCCGTGATGCGCCGCGTCCGACTTGGCCACCACCAACAGGCCGGACGTCTCCTTGTCGATGCGGTGCACGATGCCGGGGCGGCGTTCGCCCCCCACCCCGGACAGCGCCCCGCCGAAATGGTGCAACAGCGCGTTCACAAGCGTCCCCCCCGGCGAGCCGGGCGCCGGGTGCACCACCATGCCCGCAGGTTTGTCGATGACGATCAGGTCGGCGTCTTCGTGCACGATGCTCAGGGGGATGTCCTCGGCCCGCGTCTCGGGGTCTTCGGCGACCGGAACACGCACGGCGATCGCGCCCCCCTCGGCCACCTTGTCGCGGGCGCCCGCGACGGTGCCATCGACGGTCACGCGCCCCTCTTCCAGCAGGCGGGCCAGGCGCGACCGGCTCAGGTGCGCCTCTGCTGGCACGTCGCGGGCGATTGCCTTATCCAGACGCGACGGCGGTTCCGCCCCGATAACAAAGGTGACGATGGTGTCTGAGGACATGGATGAGGTTCCCGAACCGACCAACCTGCGATTTCTGCGCATTCTGGTCACGGTGCTGACGGCGGTGATGATCGTGGGGCTGTTAACGGTCGTGACGCTGCTTGTCACCCGCTTGCGCGCACCTGCCCCCGTCGCGGCAGAGGCATTGGCCCTGCCCGACGGCATTCAGGTCCACGCGGTCACCCAGACCCCGACCCGCTGGCTGGTCACGACCACGGATGACCGCCTGCTGATCTTCGCCCCCGACGGCACCCTGCAGCGCGAAGTCCCCCTGACCCCCTAGCCCAGCAGCGGCGCGACCGACGGCCACAGGCTGGCCACCAACAGCCCCGCCATGGTCCAGTTGAACGCCTGCAACCGCGCGGGCGAGGTCAGGAACCGTCGCATCTGCACCCCCAGCAGCAGCCAGAAACACATGGCCGGAAACCCGATGACCACAAAGGTCAGGGCCACCGGCACCACGGCCCAGGTGCCCCCGGTGGTGTAAAGCGTCACCGCCGTCAGGGCCATCGTCCAGGCCTTGGGGTTCACCCATTGAAACGCCACCGCCTGCAGGAACGTCATCGGGCGCCCGTCTGTCGCGGCCTGCGCCGGGGGCGCGGCATGGGCGATTTTCCAGGCCAGCCACAGCAGATACAGCACGGACAC contains these protein-coding regions:
- the rpoH gene encoding RNA polymerase sigma factor RpoH, whose amino-acid sequence is MASYANLPAPSPEQGLNRYLQEIRKFPMLEPEQEYMLAKRWVEEEDTDAAHQMVTSHLRLAAKIAMGYRGYGLPQAEVISEANVGLMQAVKKFDPEKGFRLATYAMWWIRAAIQEYVLRSWSMVKLGTTSAQKKLFFNLRKAKNRIGALEEGDLRPENVTRIATDLGVTEKEVTSMNRRMSGGDASLNVMVGSDGDSSTQWQDWLADDDADQAGDFAERDEYDARIGLMTDAMDVLNDREKDILAQRRLSEETVTLEDLSAKYGVSRERIRQIEVRAFEKLQKRVRELAKEKGMVPA
- a CDS encoding RluA family pseudouridine synthase; the encoded protein is MSSDTIVTFVIGAEPPSRLDKAIARDVPAEAHLSRSRLARLLEEGRVTVDGTVAGARDKVAEGGAIAVRVPVAEDPETRAEDIPLSIVHEDADLIVIDKPAGMVVHPAPGSPGGTLVNALLHHFGGALSGVGGERRPGIVHRIDKETSGLLVVAKSDAAHHGLAAQFEAHTAQRRYLAICHGVPDAGDPRLRGLRGISWEAGDTLKITTRLDRHRTDRQKQAVFWTGGRHAVTRARRLEDLGVAALLECRLETGRTHQIRVHMAYAGHALIGDPTYGGHRRLPRGHAAVEAVAGFPRQALHAATLGFVHPVSGVELSFDAQMPDDMAALLANLRAAS
- a CDS encoding DUF6476 family protein — protein: MVSEDMDEVPEPTNLRFLRILVTVLTAVMIVGLLTVVTLLVTRLRAPAPVAAEALALPDGIQVHAVTQTPTRWLVTTTDDRLLIFAPDGTLQREVPLTP
- a CDS encoding LysE family translocator; its protein translation is MTYDLLLAFAVFAFVSSITPGPNNLMIMASGANFGVARSLPHLMGITGGFGAMIVLVGLGLAQVFDAVPVLKPALAVVSVLYLLWLAWKIAHAAPPAQAATDGRPMTFLQAVAFQWVNPKAWTMALTAVTLYTTGGTWAVVPVALTFVVIGFPAMCFWLLLGVQMRRFLTSPARLQAFNWTMAGLLVASLWPSVAPLLG